A window of the Henckelia pumila isolate YLH828 chromosome 3, ASM3356847v2, whole genome shotgun sequence genome harbors these coding sequences:
- the LOC140893191 gene encoding probable WRKY transcription factor 65: MPSSAVSDEFKIASTSGRRSGRRGIQKRIISVPLKEAAGLKQKGDQVSAPPSDSCSWRKYGQKPIKGSPYPRGYYKCSSSKGCPARKQVERCRMDPNMVLVAYSREHNHPTPPPPRSIHHTTNNRRAAAAAANVTTSTSEAEDQEPEEEEEEIIIKKPVAANLSTESHEIILEEMVSNVDYEGPLSHGGDFGWLTDFESTSSCPILDSPVLAEESRLAADDEMAMIFQVREDEESLFADLGELPECSTVFRRGRGGATAVLRG, translated from the exons ATGCCGAGCTCCGCCGTGTCCGATGAGTTCAAGATCGCCTCCACCTCCGGTAGAAGAAg TGGAAGAAGAGGAATACAGAAGAGAATAATATCAGTTCCACTGAAAGAAGCCGCGGGGTTGAAGCAGAAAGGTGATCAGGTGAGTGCTCCGCCGTCGGATTCTTGTTCATGGAGAAAGTACGGCCAGAAGCCCATCAAAGGTTCCCCCTACCCCAG AGGTTATTACAAGTGCAGCAGCTCAAAGGGCTGTCCGGCCAGAAAGCAAGTGGAGAGGTGTAGGATGGACCCTAACATGGTGTTGGTGGCGTATTCTCGTGAACACAACCACCCCACGCCGCCTCCTCCTCGGAGTATTCATCACACCACCAACAACCGCCGTGCCGCCGCCGCAGCCGCAAACGTCACGACTTCTACATCAGAAGCAGAGGATCAAgaaccagaagaagaagaagaggagaTCATCATCAAGAAACCTGTGGCCGCCAATCTTTCCACTGAATCACATGAAATCATTTTAGAGGAAATGGTCAGCAATGTCGACTACGAGGGGCCCTTGAGTCACGGCGGAGATTTCGGATGGTTGACTGACTTTGAGTCCACTTCATCTTGTCCAATTCTAGATAGCCCTGTTTTAGCAGAGGAATCGAGGTTGGCCGCGGATGACGAAATGGCGATGATTTTTCAAGTGCGAGAAGACGAAGAGTCGCTTTTCGCCGATCTCGGGGAGTTGCCGGAGTGTTCGACGGTGTTCCGTCGGGGGAGGGGAGGAGCAACGGCGGTGTTGCGCGGATGA
- the LOC140890672 gene encoding protein HIGH CHLOROPHYLL FLUORESCENCE PHENOTYPE 173, chloroplastic isoform X1, with translation MECNYPRSATDICSFSCARNLEYRGVSFVGIKLPGTSQFPLVLPSPLPNPFLQRKVQSFVYQQKAPLHSSRTYRCLIRSEAGKRDWDVGRFLKTLYFFNGPPSPAKFFQFLIEKVSGPSPREEIKPMYTSGIILVTGATGGVGKRVVNLLQRKGLQVRALVRNEEKARRLLGPDVDLIIGDVTKASSLLPEHFKGVRTVINTVSVIVGPKEGDTPDRAKYSQGIKFFEPEIKGDSPEMVEFIGMKNLINVVKETVGLRHGKLVFGFEDNSSSIDITWGALDDVVMGGVSESSFQIDPKGGESGGPTGIFGGIVSTANNGGFTSIRTRNFSVPEDLSAYDGLELRLKGDGHRYKLIVRTSRDWDTVGYTAGFDTVNDQWQSVRLPFSSLRPIFRARTVSDAPPFDPREIISMQLMFSKFEYDGKLNPTFKEGPFQLPVAAIRAYLKEPITSRFIHVSSAGVTRPDRPGLDLSKQPPAVRLNKELDFILTYKLQGEDLIRESGIPYTIVRPCALTEEPAGANLIFDQGDNITGKISREEIARICIASLESPYACDKTFEVKSDVPFSEPYTVDPENLPAEKDYNVYFQKLKDGITGKESLEQTPVPV, from the exons ATGGAATGTAATTATCCTCGTAGTGCGACGGATATCTGTTCTTTTTCCTGCGCAAGAAATTTGGAGTACCGG GGTGTTTCATTTGTTGGAATAAAGCTTCCTGGGACATCTCAATTTCCATTGGTGTTGCCTTCTCCACTTCCAAATCCTTTTCTTCAACGTAAAGTTCAATCCTTTGTTTACCAACAAAAAGCACCATTACATTCCTCTAGAACCTACAGATGCTTAATTCGCTCAGAAGCTGGAAAGCGAGATTGGGATGTGGGCAGATTTTTAAAAACACTTTATTTCTTTAATGGACCTCCCTCTCCTGCAAAG ttctttcaatttctgATTGAGAAAGTCTCTGGTCCTTCACCTAGAGAAGAAATAAAGCCAATGTACACTTCTGGAATCATACTAGTGACTGGAGCTACTGGTGGTGTCGGCAAAAGGGTGGTGAATCTCTTGCAGAGAAAAGGGTTACAAGTTCGAGCATTG GTCAGGAATGAAGAGAAAGCTAGACGACTGCTGGGTCCAGATGTTGACTTG ATAATTGGAGATGTTACAAAGGCAAGCAGTTTGTTACCAGAGCACTTTAAAGGAGTGAGAACAGTTATCAACACTGTTTCAGTCATTGTTGGCCCAAAGGAAGGCGATACTCCAGATAGGGCGAAATATAGTCAG GGAATCAAGTTCTTTGAGCCAGAG ATAAAAGGTGATTCCCCTGAAATGGTGGAGTTCATTGGGATGAAAAATCTGATTAATGTTGTCAAGGAAACTGTTGGACTTCGTCATGGAAAACTGGTATTTGGATTTGAAG ATAATAGTTCATCCATAGACATTACTTGGGGTGCATTGGATGATGTTGTCATGGGAGGAGTGAGTGAAAGTTCATTTCAAATAGATCCAAAGGGCGGTGAAAGTGGTGGTCCAACAGGAATTTTCGGAG GAATCGTTTCCACTGCAAACAATGGTGGTTTTACCAGTATCAGGACGAGA AATTTCTCGGTGCCAGAAGATCTTTCTGCATATGATGGTCTTGAATTACGCCTCAAAGGTGATGGTCATAGATACAAACTCATAGTCCGAACTAGCCGTGACTGGGACACCGTCGGTTATACAGCTGGCTTCGACACTGTGAATGACCAATGGCAGTCG GTGAGACTGCCTTTCTCTTCTTTGAGGCCTATATTTCGAGCACGAACTGTGTCTGATGCCCCGCCTTTTGATCCCAGGGAAATCATATCAATGCAG CTCATGTTCAGCAAGTTCGAGTATGATGGCAAGTTGAACCCAACATTCAAGGAAGGTCCATTTCAACTTCCAGTAGCAGCCATACGGGCATACCTAAAAGAGCCAATAACATCCAG GTTCATACATGTAAGTTCAGCTGGAGTCACTAGGCCCGATAGGCCAGGACTTGATTTAAGCAAGCAGCCTCCAGCCGTCCGCCTGAACAAGGAATTGGATTTCATTCTCACGTACAAACTGCAG GGGGAGGATTTGATCAGGGAAAGTGGGATTCCGTATACAATTGTCAGGCCCTGTGCATTAACTGAGGAACCTGCTGGAGCTAATCTTATCTTCGATCAGGGAGACAACATAACG GGTAAAATTTCAAGGGAAGAGATTGCACGGATATGTATTGCTTCTCTGGAAAGCCCATACGCATGTGACAAGACATTTGAG GTTAAGAGTGACGTTCCATTCAGTGAACCATATACTGTGGATCCTGAAAATCTTCCGGCGGAAAAAGACTACAACGTGTACTTCCAGAAACTGAAAGATGGTATTACGGGAAAAGAAAGCTTAGAACAAACACCTGTTCCTGTCTAA
- the LOC140890672 gene encoding protein HIGH CHLOROPHYLL FLUORESCENCE PHENOTYPE 173, chloroplastic isoform X2 — translation MQGVSFVGIKLPGTSQFPLVLPSPLPNPFLQRKVQSFVYQQKAPLHSSRTYRCLIRSEAGKRDWDVGRFLKTLYFFNGPPSPAKFFQFLIEKVSGPSPREEIKPMYTSGIILVTGATGGVGKRVVNLLQRKGLQVRALVRNEEKARRLLGPDVDLIIGDVTKASSLLPEHFKGVRTVINTVSVIVGPKEGDTPDRAKYSQGIKFFEPEIKGDSPEMVEFIGMKNLINVVKETVGLRHGKLVFGFEDNSSSIDITWGALDDVVMGGVSESSFQIDPKGGESGGPTGIFGGIVSTANNGGFTSIRTRNFSVPEDLSAYDGLELRLKGDGHRYKLIVRTSRDWDTVGYTAGFDTVNDQWQSVRLPFSSLRPIFRARTVSDAPPFDPREIISMQLMFSKFEYDGKLNPTFKEGPFQLPVAAIRAYLKEPITSRFIHVSSAGVTRPDRPGLDLSKQPPAVRLNKELDFILTYKLQGEDLIRESGIPYTIVRPCALTEEPAGANLIFDQGDNITGKISREEIARICIASLESPYACDKTFEVKSDVPFSEPYTVDPENLPAEKDYNVYFQKLKDGITGKESLEQTPVPV, via the exons ATGCAG GGTGTTTCATTTGTTGGAATAAAGCTTCCTGGGACATCTCAATTTCCATTGGTGTTGCCTTCTCCACTTCCAAATCCTTTTCTTCAACGTAAAGTTCAATCCTTTGTTTACCAACAAAAAGCACCATTACATTCCTCTAGAACCTACAGATGCTTAATTCGCTCAGAAGCTGGAAAGCGAGATTGGGATGTGGGCAGATTTTTAAAAACACTTTATTTCTTTAATGGACCTCCCTCTCCTGCAAAG ttctttcaatttctgATTGAGAAAGTCTCTGGTCCTTCACCTAGAGAAGAAATAAAGCCAATGTACACTTCTGGAATCATACTAGTGACTGGAGCTACTGGTGGTGTCGGCAAAAGGGTGGTGAATCTCTTGCAGAGAAAAGGGTTACAAGTTCGAGCATTG GTCAGGAATGAAGAGAAAGCTAGACGACTGCTGGGTCCAGATGTTGACTTG ATAATTGGAGATGTTACAAAGGCAAGCAGTTTGTTACCAGAGCACTTTAAAGGAGTGAGAACAGTTATCAACACTGTTTCAGTCATTGTTGGCCCAAAGGAAGGCGATACTCCAGATAGGGCGAAATATAGTCAG GGAATCAAGTTCTTTGAGCCAGAG ATAAAAGGTGATTCCCCTGAAATGGTGGAGTTCATTGGGATGAAAAATCTGATTAATGTTGTCAAGGAAACTGTTGGACTTCGTCATGGAAAACTGGTATTTGGATTTGAAG ATAATAGTTCATCCATAGACATTACTTGGGGTGCATTGGATGATGTTGTCATGGGAGGAGTGAGTGAAAGTTCATTTCAAATAGATCCAAAGGGCGGTGAAAGTGGTGGTCCAACAGGAATTTTCGGAG GAATCGTTTCCACTGCAAACAATGGTGGTTTTACCAGTATCAGGACGAGA AATTTCTCGGTGCCAGAAGATCTTTCTGCATATGATGGTCTTGAATTACGCCTCAAAGGTGATGGTCATAGATACAAACTCATAGTCCGAACTAGCCGTGACTGGGACACCGTCGGTTATACAGCTGGCTTCGACACTGTGAATGACCAATGGCAGTCG GTGAGACTGCCTTTCTCTTCTTTGAGGCCTATATTTCGAGCACGAACTGTGTCTGATGCCCCGCCTTTTGATCCCAGGGAAATCATATCAATGCAG CTCATGTTCAGCAAGTTCGAGTATGATGGCAAGTTGAACCCAACATTCAAGGAAGGTCCATTTCAACTTCCAGTAGCAGCCATACGGGCATACCTAAAAGAGCCAATAACATCCAG GTTCATACATGTAAGTTCAGCTGGAGTCACTAGGCCCGATAGGCCAGGACTTGATTTAAGCAAGCAGCCTCCAGCCGTCCGCCTGAACAAGGAATTGGATTTCATTCTCACGTACAAACTGCAG GGGGAGGATTTGATCAGGGAAAGTGGGATTCCGTATACAATTGTCAGGCCCTGTGCATTAACTGAGGAACCTGCTGGAGCTAATCTTATCTTCGATCAGGGAGACAACATAACG GGTAAAATTTCAAGGGAAGAGATTGCACGGATATGTATTGCTTCTCTGGAAAGCCCATACGCATGTGACAAGACATTTGAG GTTAAGAGTGACGTTCCATTCAGTGAACCATATACTGTGGATCCTGAAAATCTTCCGGCGGAAAAAGACTACAACGTGTACTTCCAGAAACTGAAAGATGGTATTACGGGAAAAGAAAGCTTAGAACAAACACCTGTTCCTGTCTAA